From the Lacipirellulaceae bacterium genome, the window TAGAATACAGTTTCACATTGTATTCTTAGGAAGGTTTCAGCCTCAAATGGGACTTGGAATCTGTTCCAAGGCATATCCACGCGGAGCGTGGATTTACTGATTGCTCACCGGCTCCACCGCTTCATCAACCTTCACCTTCGCCGCAGTCACGGCTTTAGGAGACGCCTGAAGGCTCACCAGGGGTTCACCGAGTTCTTTTTGCAGCAGGTCGACTAAGTGCTGTTCGCGGGCGTGGGTGTCGATGACTTTGCCTTGGCGGTCTAAGAGAATCGCGAACGGGATGCCCGTGATGCCGAACTCGACGGCGCGAGGGTCACTCCAGCCGCGGCGGGTTTTGTCGAAACTGTAGAGCGTTTTCCAGGGGAGCTGCTTCTGGGCGATGAACTTCTGGGCCAGCTTTGGCTTGTCGTCGAGGTTGACGCCGATCACTTCGAAGCCTTTGTCATGATACGCTTCGTACAGCCGGGCGACGTTGGGTAGCTCTGCACGGCAGGGGGCGCACCAGGTCGCCCAGAAGTCGACCAGCACGACTTTGCCCTCGTATTTGCTCCAGTCGAGCTTCTTGCCCTCGGGCTCTTCTTCACTGAGGGTACGGCCGGAGAGTTTGATCGTCTGGCCGAGCAGATTCATGCGACGACCGATGCCGGCGAGCACTTTGGCTTGCTCTTTGATTTCCGCTGTCGTTTCGTCTTGGCTGTTCTTCGCTTTCGCGAAATGCGGCAACATCGCTTGGATGAACTGCTTGGCCAGATCCTCATCCCCCGATTCGGCGAGGAAGTCGGCCACTTTGATGGAACCCATCACGTAGTTCGGGGCGGGGTCTCGGGAGAGGACGTATTTCTGAATACGTGCGGTCGTCTGTTCACGTTCTTTCGGGTCGAGCATCGGCCAGCGGGCGAAGGCGTTGCTGACGTAGAACTTCAAACCGACGTCGGAGACCGTGCGGTCAGGATTGGCGAGTGTCGTTTCGATAGCTTTCTCGAAGCGTTCCTTCGACTTTGGCTTCGACGGATTCACCAGCGTGTTGAATCCGGTGAGGCGGTGGAAATGTAGCTCAGCGAGCTGCTCACCCTGCGGCTTCGATTCAAGAGCCGCGTCGGCGGCGGCGATGACGCTGCGAGCGATCTTCTGCTGGTGGGCCAACTGCTGCCGTTGGTTCCCTGCGGGGGGCTGCCGGCGATAGAGCTGCTGGATGAACTCGAGTTGGGCCTTCAGGTCGCCCGCGGGCGCGGGGAAGATGTCTTGTTCAGCGGGTTCCTTCGCTTGCGTTTCGAGAGCAATAAGGGCAAGGATTGCGAAGACGCAAAAGGCGGGACGCGACATGAGTGGGGGACTCGGGAGGGAAGTTGATGGAGGCGGCTGAGGGCCGAACGAGTCATTATCTCATGGAGGCGAATTGTCGCAAGTCGCTGGAGGGGCGTTCGCTAGCAGAGGCCAACGAAAAAACCCCCAGCTTGCGCTGGGGGCTAGGTGTGAGTCGATGTGTTCTGACCGAGGTTTTGGTGCGTTTGCGCTCGAAGTCTTAGCGTTTAGCTTTCGCTGTCTTCTTTGTCTTGCGCATCCTTCTTAGCGACCGGTTCACCCAAGAGTTTCTTGAGCATCATTGGCAGGTTGCGACCGCGGGCGTTCATGTGGACGACCTTGCCTTCCTTGTCGATCAAGATCGCCGTCGGAATGCCGTTGATGCCGTAGTAGCGTGCCATGGGGTTGTTCCAGCCGCGGTCGGCTTCGTTGGCGGGGAAGAGCGTTCTCCAGGTGATCCCTTCTTCCTTGATGTAGCGCTGGGCGTCTTCGGCGGTGTCGTCGAGGGAGATGCCGAGGATTTCAAAACCTTTGTCGTGATAGCCGGAGTACATTTCCTTCATGCTGGGGATTTCGCCACGGCACGGGCCGCACCAGGTGGCCCAGAAATCCACGAGTACGACTTTGCCCCGATACGATTTCCAATCGAGCTTCTTCCCGTTGAGGTATGTGCCGAAGACTTCCATCTCGTTGCCGGGAAGTTCCATGCGGCGGAGTGTGCCTTCGAGGCCGGCGAGTTGGTCTTGGATCTGAGGGTCTTCGCTCTTCTTCATCAAGTCGACCGCTCCGCGGAGGACGATGCGAGCATACTTGGGGTCGATTCCCTCGAGCGACTCGCTGGTCATCTGCAGGAGCTGGGCGTGCATCGGACGGAAGCCTGACTTGCCCATCTCGGTGAGCAGATTCTTCACGAAACCTTGACGGTCTTTCTCCTCGAGTTCTTCCCAGTTTTCCAACTTGCTGACGATGGTGAATTGCCAGCCGAGGTTGGCGACCGCATCGTTCTTACTTGCCCGTGCTTTGGCAGTTTCTTTTTCGAGACGCTTGAAGGCAGCCTTATCGCCCATGGTCGAGAGCCGGTCGAGCGAAATCAGCAGGACGCGATGTCCAAGCGCGGTTTGCTGATCAGTGGTTTCGAGTTTCAGCATCGCGTCGGCCGCATCTCGCATCGTCTCCGTAAGTTTCGTGGCGAATGCTTTCGTGTCTTCGCCTTCTTCGGGACGAAGTTGGCTGAGCGACTGCATGAATTCCAAGATAGCACCGGCATCACCCTTGGGGATTTCAAAAGGATCGGTCTGTTCTTTCTCGTCGGTGGCTTCGGTAGCTTCCGATTCTGCCGTGGCGGAATCTTGGGCGACGAGTTTTGGGATCGCTACGGTGAAGACGCAAGCGAGGGGAATGAGGGCAAGCCAAGTGCGGTGAAGTGAGGTGTTCATGAATGGAGCTTTCGGTGTTTCGATTCTTATCAAGAGAATCGAGATGAAATCAGATAGACTCTAGCCGGCGAGCTACGCCTCGCCCGGGAATGTTCGGGTGACTCAATAGCATAGTGAGCGACTTAACGCACCGCAAATTATGGGGGCAAAGCAATCTCAGGGCTGTGAAATATCCTACGAAACCAGCACTGTCGAAGTTCGATTCGGCTTTGTCGCTTAGTCGACCTGATGGAATTCAGCGATGATTTTCCATGCTTCTTCGGGCGAGTCCGCGTAGTGGAGTAAGTCGAGATGCTCGTCGGCGATGACGCCTTCGTCGGCGAATTGTTGGAAATTGATCAGCCCGTTCCAGTAGTCCGTGCCGTAGAGGATGATCGGGATCTCCTGCATGCGGCCTGTTTGGCGAAGGGTGAGCGTATTGAAAAGCTCGTCGAGTGTGCCGAAGCCTCCAGGGAAGACGACCAGTGCCGCAGCGCGAAGGATGAAATGGAACTTCCGCATCGCAAAGTAGGAGAACTGGAAGCAGAGTTCCGGCGTGATATAGGGGTTGGGTTCCTGCTCGTGCGGCAGTTCGATATTCAGGCCGACGCTCTTGCCGCCGACTTCAAACGCACCACGGTTGGCCGCTTCCATGATGCCGGGGCCGCCACCGGTGGTAATGACGAAGTCGCACTTGCCGTCCTTCTGGCAGGATGAGGAAACGATCTTTGCGAACTCGCGGGCCTCTTCATAGAAGTGGCTCTTAGCGAGCACCGCTTCGGCGCGTTCAATTTCACGGAGGATGCGGGGATCGTCAGGACGCTTATCTAAGTGGCGTTTTGCACCGGCCAGTCGCGCCTCGGCCTGTTCGTGTGGAACGACTTGCGTTCCGCCGAACACGACGACCGTTGTGGCGACGTTGTTCTCGCGGAGTAGGGTCTCAGCCTTTTGCAGTTCAAGCTGCATCCGGATGGGACGCTGTTCGCTGCGACCGAGGAAATCGATATCCATTTCGGGCAAGCGGTAGCTCAGCGACTCAAGAATCGCCCGCCGATTCTTGGCGACCGCTTCATCAAGGTCGAGTCGACTGGGGGGATGGATGGAATCTTCAGAAGTGCCGCCGGTGGAAGCGACGGGACGTTGTTTGCTGCGTTTTTCGGACATGGAGATAGTTTTCAGTTGTCA encodes:
- a CDS encoding TlpA disulfide reductase family protein, yielding MSRPAFCVFAILALIALETQAKEPAEQDIFPAPAGDLKAQLEFIQQLYRRQPPAGNQRQQLAHQQKIARSVIAAADAALESKPQGEQLAELHFHRLTGFNTLVNPSKPKSKERFEKAIETTLANPDRTVSDVGLKFYVSNAFARWPMLDPKEREQTTARIQKYVLSRDPAPNYVMGSIKVADFLAESGDEDLAKQFIQAMLPHFAKAKNSQDETTAEIKEQAKVLAGIGRRMNLLGQTIKLSGRTLSEEEPEGKKLDWSKYEGKVVLVDFWATWCAPCRAELPNVARLYEAYHDKGFEVIGVNLDDKPKLAQKFIAQKQLPWKTLYSFDKTRRGWSDPRAVEFGITGIPFAILLDRQGKVIDTHAREQHLVDLLQKELGEPLVSLQASPKAVTAAKVKVDEAVEPVSNQ
- a CDS encoding TlpA disulfide reductase family protein → MNTSLHRTWLALIPLACVFTVAIPKLVAQDSATAESEATEATDEKEQTDPFEIPKGDAGAILEFMQSLSQLRPEEGEDTKAFATKLTETMRDAADAMLKLETTDQQTALGHRVLLISLDRLSTMGDKAAFKRLEKETAKARASKNDAVANLGWQFTIVSKLENWEELEEKDRQGFVKNLLTEMGKSGFRPMHAQLLQMTSESLEGIDPKYARIVLRGAVDLMKKSEDPQIQDQLAGLEGTLRRMELPGNEMEVFGTYLNGKKLDWKSYRGKVVLVDFWATWCGPCRGEIPSMKEMYSGYHDKGFEILGISLDDTAEDAQRYIKEEGITWRTLFPANEADRGWNNPMARYYGINGIPTAILIDKEGKVVHMNARGRNLPMMLKKLLGEPVAKKDAQDKEDSES
- a CDS encoding TIGR00730 family Rossman fold protein, with protein sequence MSEKRSKQRPVASTGGTSEDSIHPPSRLDLDEAVAKNRRAILESLSYRLPEMDIDFLGRSEQRPIRMQLELQKAETLLRENNVATTVVVFGGTQVVPHEQAEARLAGAKRHLDKRPDDPRILREIERAEAVLAKSHFYEEAREFAKIVSSSCQKDGKCDFVITTGGGPGIMEAANRGAFEVGGKSVGLNIELPHEQEPNPYITPELCFQFSYFAMRKFHFILRAAALVVFPGGFGTLDELFNTLTLRQTGRMQEIPIILYGTDYWNGLINFQQFADEGVIADEHLDLLHYADSPEEAWKIIAEFHQVD